A section of the Chryseobacterium scophthalmum genome encodes:
- a CDS encoding cell division protein ZapA, giving the protein MEVRRITINIAGRVYPLNVPAAEEETLRKVGKQIENMIKDFEQNFDVRDKQDALAMCALKLGTNAEVVALNHDKNIKSTNERLTEINRSLDDIGK; this is encoded by the coding sequence ATGGAGGTAAGGAGAATAACCATCAACATTGCAGGAAGAGTATATCCGCTAAATGTACCCGCAGCAGAAGAAGAAACACTGCGCAAAGTGGGGAAGCAAATTGAAAATATGATTAAAGATTTTGAACAAAATTTTGATGTAAGAGATAAACAGGATGCTTTGGCAATGTGTGCCCTAAAACTGGGAACCAACGCAGAAGTAGTTGCTCTGAATCATGATAAAAATATAAAATCAACCAATGAAAGATTAACAGAAATTAATCGGTCACTGGACGATATAGGAAAATAG
- a CDS encoding porin family protein has product MNKFLLKALVLASVSFATVANAQFRTRNRMDKLEDFDQKKVSWGFYLNGNLLDYRIVLNPRYGMYENHNLVSSKESTSFGAGLIAKFRLNDYLDVRVEPGLQFAQRQLTFNTQSNDIYSDGSLTNAPFIPIALTEKDRVRDIKSTLVDIPVMLELHGDRWYNSRPYVAAGVNYIVNLQSNSDSQDDNMQQVFRSTTHNFAWSAEMGIQFYFNKFKLTPAIRGTFFMNNEMVSDNASTPPYWSAAVSTLQTRAVMFVLKFE; this is encoded by the coding sequence ATGAATAAATTTCTATTAAAAGCTCTGGTTTTAGCCTCAGTAAGTTTTGCAACAGTTGCAAATGCTCAATTTAGAACCCGTAACAGGATGGACAAGTTGGAAGACTTTGACCAGAAAAAAGTGAGTTGGGGGTTTTATCTGAATGGTAATTTACTGGATTATAGAATTGTACTCAACCCAAGATACGGAATGTATGAAAATCATAATTTGGTATCTTCAAAAGAAAGCACAAGCTTTGGAGCGGGTCTTATTGCCAAATTCAGATTAAATGACTATTTAGATGTAAGAGTAGAGCCAGGTTTGCAGTTTGCTCAGAGACAACTGACTTTTAATACCCAATCAAATGATATTTATAGTGATGGAAGTTTGACGAATGCTCCTTTTATTCCGATTGCTTTAACAGAAAAAGATAGGGTAAGAGATATTAAATCTACTTTGGTAGATATTCCTGTAATGTTAGAATTACACGGAGACAGATGGTACAACTCAAGACCATATGTTGCGGCTGGTGTAAATTATATTGTTAATTTACAGTCAAACTCAGATTCTCAGGATGATAACATGCAGCAGGTTTTCAGATCAACAACGCATAATTTTGCTTGGTCTGCAGAAATGGGAATTCAGTTCTATTTTAATAAATTTAAATTAACTCCTGCAATCAGAGGTACATTTTTCATGAACAACGAAATGGTTTCTGATAATGCTTCAACGCCTCCATATTGGTCTGCAGCAGTTTCTACACTACAAACAAGAGCGGTTATGTTTGTTTTGAAATTTGAATAA
- the ubiE gene encoding bifunctional demethylmenaquinone methyltransferase/2-methoxy-6-polyprenyl-1,4-benzoquinol methylase UbiE: MTKDINQVTPYNSESSKKSQVEDMFDNIAPKYDLLNHVLSMKIDVLWRNKLVKWMNHDSPKETLDVATGTGDLAIAVEKGTGAKVVGLDLSQQMLNVGVIKIKKLNLDGKISMQKGDAENLPFEDNRFDAVSVAFGVRNFENLTKGLAELRRVVKENKSVYILEFSKVEGFLGPFYMFYFKNILPAIGRLVSKDNRAYTYLPDSVNAFPFGEKMRQILLDTGFKKVEYKKLSLGIATIYKATK, encoded by the coding sequence TTGACAAAAGATATCAACCAAGTAACGCCCTACAATTCTGAATCTAGCAAAAAGAGTCAGGTAGAGGATATGTTCGACAACATTGCGCCTAAATACGATTTATTAAACCACGTTTTGTCTATGAAAATAGATGTGTTGTGGAGAAATAAACTGGTAAAATGGATGAATCACGACAGCCCGAAAGAAACGTTGGATGTCGCTACAGGAACCGGAGATTTGGCCATTGCGGTAGAAAAAGGAACCGGTGCAAAAGTAGTGGGATTAGATTTGTCGCAACAAATGTTAAATGTTGGCGTTATTAAAATAAAAAAACTTAATTTAGACGGCAAAATTTCCATGCAAAAGGGCGATGCAGAAAATTTACCTTTCGAGGACAATAGATTTGATGCTGTTTCCGTTGCTTTTGGAGTGAGAAATTTTGAGAACCTTACTAAAGGTTTGGCAGAGTTGAGAAGAGTGGTTAAAGAAAATAAGAGTGTTTATATTCTTGAGTTTTCAAAGGTAGAGGGTTTTTTAGGGCCATTTTATATGTTTTATTTCAAAAATATTTTGCCGGCAATCGGCAGACTGGTTTCTAAAGACAACAGGGCGTATACTTATCTTCCCGATTCTGTAAATGCATTTCCTTTTGGAGAAAAGATGAGACAAATTCTTTTAGATACAGGATTTAAAAAAGTAGAATACAAAAAATTAAGTTTAGGTATAGCCACAATTTATAAAGCAACAAAATAA
- a CDS encoding metallophosphoesterase: MQKNFLFIAAIFLFLEVYIFQAIRTLTDNFWVRLGYIVLSLAIYGVFAYEVSHFQRSDRSTERAQITISLFLIFILPKIFIVLFLLVDDIFRTGGYLVGLTKPTENFFPERRKFLSLMGLGLGGVLSALFIDGITFGKYRHTVRRVKVKFANLPKSFKGYKIIQISDVHSGSFSDPSKLQHAIDLINEQNPDLVLFTGDMVNNVADEFKPFIPLFSKIKAKDGKFAVLGNHDYGDYVKWNSKDEQNKNLETLIDYQRQAGFDMLRNENRIIEKDGENIYILGVENWGLKPFPQYGDINKALENVPQNATKILMSHDPTHFDYVVKKHPKDIHLTLSGHTHGMQFGLDLKNIKWSPVQYRYPKWADLYESEGKMLYVNRGFGVLGYPGRVGVLPEITLFELS; encoded by the coding sequence ATGCAAAAAAACTTCTTATTTATAGCCGCAATCTTCTTATTTTTAGAAGTTTATATTTTTCAGGCAATAAGAACCTTAACAGATAATTTCTGGGTAAGACTAGGCTATATCGTTTTATCTTTGGCTATTTACGGCGTTTTTGCCTACGAAGTCAGTCATTTCCAAAGAAGCGACCGAAGTACAGAAAGAGCTCAGATTACAATCTCTTTATTTTTAATTTTCATTTTACCTAAAATTTTCATCGTTCTGTTTTTATTGGTTGATGATATTTTCAGAACAGGAGGTTATTTGGTAGGATTAACAAAGCCTACAGAGAATTTTTTCCCAGAAAGAAGAAAGTTTTTAAGCTTAATGGGATTAGGTTTAGGAGGCGTACTTTCTGCCCTTTTCATAGACGGAATCACGTTTGGAAAATACCGTCACACAGTAAGAAGAGTAAAAGTAAAATTTGCCAATCTTCCTAAAAGTTTTAAAGGATATAAAATCATTCAGATTTCAGATGTTCACAGCGGAAGTTTTTCTGATCCGAGCAAACTGCAGCATGCTATTGATTTAATTAATGAGCAAAATCCAGATTTAGTTTTATTTACCGGAGATATGGTCAATAATGTTGCTGATGAATTTAAACCATTCATTCCTTTATTTTCTAAAATTAAAGCGAAAGACGGGAAATTTGCAGTCTTAGGAAACCATGATTACGGAGATTATGTAAAATGGAATTCCAAGGATGAACAAAACAAAAACCTTGAAACCTTAATTGACTATCAAAGACAAGCCGGTTTTGATATGCTTCGTAATGAAAACAGAATCATTGAGAAAGACGGTGAAAATATCTATATTTTAGGTGTTGAAAACTGGGGATTAAAGCCATTTCCACAATATGGAGATATTAATAAAGCTCTGGAAAACGTTCCACAAAACGCCACTAAAATATTAATGAGCCACGACCCTACTCATTTTGATTATGTAGTGAAAAAACACCCTAAAGATATTCATTTAACACTTTCAGGACATACACACGGAATGCAGTTTGGCTTAGATTTAAAAAATATAAAATGGTCTCCTGTACAATACCGCTATCCAAAATGGGCAGATTTGTACGAAAGTGAAGGGAAAATGCTCTACGTAAACAGAGGTTTCGGAGTTTTAGGTTATCCCGGAAGAGTTGGAGTTTTACCTGAAATTACGCTTTTTGAATTGAGTTAG
- a CDS encoding 3-oxoacyl-ACP synthase III family protein, translating into MPNTIIIGSGSYLPNRIIGRDFFLDSEFYTEDGVKIDKPAEETIAKFVEITEIENRRFIDEDLSNSQIGFEAAKIAIADANIDQEELDYIIYASNFGEVTVNGYVDFMPTMAARVKNKLGIKNRKCITYDMIFGCPGWVEAMILADNLIKANVAKTILVIGAETLSRVTDPHDRNRMIFADGAGAVVVKATDEENVGIIAHNTICDNGVELNYLANGPSINEESDQTRLFVRMQGRKIYEYALKNVPAAIKETIEDAKLSIEDIDKILIHQANAKMDYAMIDRLHKLYDVKDYDHSVSPMTVQDLGNTSVATIPTMFDLIIKGKMEGHTFKDKGNIVMTSVGAGMNINAIVYKFP; encoded by the coding sequence ATGCCAAATACGATCATTATTGGTTCCGGATCTTATCTTCCGAATAGAATAATTGGAAGGGATTTTTTCTTAGATTCAGAGTTTTATACAGAAGACGGGGTGAAGATTGACAAGCCTGCTGAGGAAACTATTGCAAAATTTGTAGAAATTACAGAAATAGAAAACAGGAGATTTATTGACGAAGATCTTTCAAATTCACAAATCGGTTTTGAAGCTGCAAAAATTGCTATTGCAGACGCAAATATAGACCAGGAAGAGCTTGATTATATTATCTACGCAAGTAATTTTGGTGAAGTTACCGTAAACGGATATGTAGATTTTATGCCGACAATGGCAGCAAGAGTTAAAAATAAATTAGGCATTAAAAACAGAAAATGTATTACTTATGATATGATTTTCGGTTGTCCGGGTTGGGTTGAAGCGATGATTCTAGCTGATAATTTAATTAAAGCGAACGTTGCAAAAACCATCCTTGTCATTGGAGCTGAAACTTTGAGCAGAGTAACCGATCCGCACGATAGAAACAGAATGATTTTCGCAGACGGAGCCGGAGCTGTAGTAGTAAAAGCGACTGACGAAGAAAATGTAGGGATTATTGCTCATAATACAATCTGTGATAATGGTGTTGAACTTAATTATCTTGCAAACGGACCTTCTATCAACGAAGAATCAGATCAGACTCGTTTATTTGTAAGAATGCAGGGAAGAAAAATTTATGAGTACGCTCTTAAAAATGTTCCTGCAGCTATTAAAGAAACTATCGAAGACGCAAAATTATCTATTGAAGACATCGACAAAATATTGATTCACCAAGCGAATGCTAAAATGGATTATGCAATGATAGACAGACTTCACAAGCTTTATGATGTGAAAGATTACGATCATTCTGTATCTCCTATGACTGTTCAGGATTTGGGAAATACTTCTGTAGCAACAATTCCTACCATGTTTGATTTAATAATTAAAGGAAAAATGGAGGGTCATACGTTTAAAGATAAAGGGAACATTGTAATGACTTCGGTTGGAGCCGGAATGAACATCAATGCGATCGTTTATAAATTTCCATAA
- the rny gene encoding ribonuclease Y, with the protein MTTAIIVGVICLVIGAVAGMFFSKSSLNTKAKFIVDDAKKNAENLIEKANVQAESIKKEKNLQAKEKFLELKSQHDADIQAREKKMQDAEKRTKDKENKLNDELSKAGKLEKDLDRQIADYAKKNEILEKKQSDLEQATAKKVEMLEKISNYTAEEAKAELVETMRAEAKTRAQAHVQSIMEEAQLNAKSEARKIVIQTIQRIGTEQAIENSVSVFNIESDEVKGRIIGREGRNIRALEAVTGVEIIVDDTPEAILLSCFDPVRREIARLSLHRLVTDGRIHPARIEEVVEKTRKQIEEEIIEVGKRTIIDLGIHGLHPELVKIVGRMKYRSSYGQNLLQHSREVANIAATMAAELGLNVKLAKRAGLLHDIGKVPEQESELPHALLGMQWAEKYGENAEVINAIGAHHDEVEMTSLLSPIIQVADAISGARPGARRQVLESYIQRLKDLEAAALSFEGVSSAYAIQAGRELRVMVESSRINDEMSSQLSYDISEKIQNELTYPGQVKVTVIRETRTVNIAR; encoded by the coding sequence ATGACAACAGCCATTATAGTAGGCGTTATTTGCTTAGTAATCGGTGCAGTAGCAGGGATGTTTTTCTCTAAAAGTTCACTGAATACAAAAGCTAAATTCATTGTAGATGATGCAAAAAAGAACGCTGAAAACCTTATAGAAAAAGCTAATGTACAAGCTGAATCCATAAAAAAAGAAAAGAATCTTCAAGCTAAAGAAAAATTCTTAGAACTAAAGTCACAGCACGATGCAGATATTCAGGCTCGCGAAAAGAAAATGCAGGACGCTGAAAAAAGAACGAAAGACAAAGAAAATAAGCTGAATGACGAGCTTAGCAAAGCAGGGAAATTAGAAAAGGATTTAGACAGACAGATTGCTGATTATGCTAAGAAAAACGAAATTTTAGAAAAAAAACAAAGCGATCTGGAGCAGGCAACAGCTAAGAAAGTTGAAATGCTTGAAAAGATTTCAAACTATACAGCAGAAGAAGCTAAAGCAGAATTGGTAGAAACCATGAGAGCTGAAGCAAAAACCAGAGCTCAGGCGCACGTTCAGAGCATTATGGAAGAAGCTCAGTTGAATGCGAAAAGCGAAGCAAGAAAAATCGTTATTCAGACTATTCAGAGAATTGGTACAGAACAGGCGATTGAAAATTCAGTTTCGGTATTTAATATTGAATCTGATGAAGTAAAAGGTAGAATTATCGGTAGAGAAGGTAGAAATATCCGAGCTTTAGAAGCGGTTACAGGTGTAGAAATCATCGTTGATGATACTCCGGAAGCTATTCTTCTTTCATGTTTTGATCCGGTAAGAAGAGAGATCGCAAGACTATCACTTCACAGATTGGTTACAGACGGTAGAATTCACCCTGCAAGAATTGAAGAAGTTGTAGAAAAGACAAGAAAACAAATCGAAGAAGAAATTATCGAAGTTGGTAAAAGAACCATTATCGATTTAGGAATTCACGGTTTGCATCCTGAATTGGTGAAAATCGTTGGTAGAATGAAATACCGTTCTTCATACGGACAAAACCTTTTACAGCACTCAAGAGAAGTTGCCAACATTGCTGCAACAATGGCTGCAGAATTAGGATTAAACGTAAAATTAGCTAAAAGAGCAGGTCTTTTACACGATATCGGTAAAGTTCCTGAGCAGGAATCTGAACTTCCACACGCACTTTTAGGAATGCAATGGGCTGAAAAATATGGTGAAAATGCAGAAGTAATCAATGCAATCGGAGCTCACCACGACGAAGTAGAAATGACTTCTTTATTGTCTCCAATTATTCAGGTTGCCGATGCTATTTCTGGAGCAAGACCGGGAGCAAGAAGACAGGTTTTAGAATCTTATATTCAAAGACTAAAAGATCTTGAAGCTGCAGCATTAAGTTTTGAAGGTGTTTCTTCAGCTTACGCAATTCAGGCGGGTAGAGAACTGAGAGTTATGGTAGAAAGTAGTAGAATAAACGACGAAATGTCTTCTCAGCTTTCTTATGATATTTCAGAGAAAATTCAGAATGAATTGACTTATCCGGGACAAGTAAAAGTAACGGTAATCAGAGAAACAAGAACGGTAAATATCGCAAGATAA
- a CDS encoding arsenate reductase family protein, translating to MKKVFHLNTCDTCRKILAQFDLSDWEKREIRKEPITKEELAEMYEHTKSYETLFSKKSTQIKLRELDVKSLKENDFKDLILDHYTFLKRPVFLTDKEIFVGNDKKNVEALKVFFGVE from the coding sequence ATGAAGAAAGTTTTTCACCTCAATACTTGTGATACCTGCAGAAAAATTTTAGCACAGTTTGATCTTTCTGACTGGGAAAAAAGAGAAATAAGAAAAGAACCGATCACCAAAGAAGAATTGGCTGAAATGTATGAGCATACTAAGTCTTATGAAACATTATTTAGCAAGAAATCTACTCAGATCAAATTGAGAGAATTAGATGTAAAATCTTTAAAAGAAAACGATTTTAAAGATCTTATTTTAGATCATTATACTTTTTTAAAACGTCCGGTCTTCCTTACAGATAAAGAGATTTTTGTAGGAAATGATAAGAAGAATGTAGAAGCTTTGAAAGTGTTTTTCGGAGTAGAATAA
- the idi gene encoding isopentenyl-diphosphate Delta-isomerase codes for MEELVVLVNPEDKVLGLMEKQQAHINGLLHRAFSVFLFNENGEMLLQKRAAEKYHSPHQWTNAVCSHPRIEETYLEGAKRRLNEELGIETELSEKFHFIYKADVGGGLWEHELDHVFTGTYNSDFNLNKDEVAEVRYISLENLDKEISEHPEQFTEWFKIILEEYKHHF; via the coding sequence ATGGAAGAATTGGTAGTATTAGTAAATCCCGAGGATAAAGTTTTAGGTTTGATGGAAAAACAGCAAGCTCATATTAATGGACTTCTTCATCGTGCTTTTTCGGTTTTTTTATTTAATGAAAACGGAGAAATGCTTTTGCAGAAACGCGCTGCAGAAAAATACCACTCTCCTCACCAATGGACCAATGCAGTTTGTTCGCATCCCAGAATTGAAGAAACTTATCTTGAAGGCGCAAAAAGAAGATTGAACGAAGAGCTCGGAATTGAAACCGAACTTTCAGAAAAATTTCATTTTATCTATAAAGCTGATGTTGGAGGCGGACTTTGGGAACACGAGCTCGATCACGTCTTTACAGGAACTTACAATTCTGATTTCAATCTGAATAAAGATGAAGTGGCAGAAGTTCGCTATATTTCGCTGGAAAATTTAGATAAAGAAATTTCAGAGCATCCCGAACAATTTACAGAATGGTTTAAAATTATTCTGGAAGAATACAAACATCATTTTTAA
- the gcvT gene encoding glycine cleavage system aminomethyltransferase GcvT, with translation MKKTALYDKHVSLGAKIVPFAGFEMPVQYSGVTEEHFAVREKAGLFDVSHMGQFFVEGSGAKDLLQFVTTNNVDVLENGKAQYSCLPNENGGIVDDLIVYKMADEKYFVVVNASNIDKDWDHISKYNSFGAKLTNASDEMSLLAVQGPKATEILQKLTETNLSEIPYYNFTVGSVAGVSDVIISNTGYTGSGGFEIYFNNESAEKLWDAIIEAGAEEGIIPCGLAARDTLRLEKGFCLYGMDIDDTTSPIEAGLGWITKFDKDFVSKDIFAKQKEVGVTRKLVGFELTDKGVPRHDYPVVDAEGNVIGKVTSGTQSPMKKIGLGIAYVDKPHFKLGTEIFIQVRNKNIPAKVVKMPFV, from the coding sequence ATGAAAAAAACAGCATTGTACGACAAACACGTTTCTTTAGGAGCGAAAATAGTACCTTTTGCAGGATTTGAAATGCCTGTACAATATTCCGGAGTAACGGAAGAACACTTTGCAGTAAGAGAAAAAGCAGGATTATTTGACGTATCTCACATGGGACAGTTTTTCGTTGAAGGATCAGGTGCAAAAGATCTTTTGCAGTTTGTAACGACAAACAATGTTGATGTTTTAGAAAACGGAAAAGCTCAGTACTCTTGTCTTCCGAACGAAAACGGAGGAATTGTAGACGACCTTATTGTTTACAAAATGGCAGATGAAAAATATTTTGTAGTTGTAAATGCTTCAAACATCGATAAAGATTGGGATCATATTTCAAAATACAACAGTTTCGGAGCAAAATTAACCAACGCTTCAGACGAAATGTCTTTATTGGCAGTTCAGGGACCAAAAGCGACCGAAATCCTTCAGAAATTAACAGAAACTAACCTTTCTGAAATTCCATATTACAACTTCACAGTTGGTTCTGTTGCCGGAGTAAGCGATGTGATTATTTCAAACACTGGTTATACAGGAAGCGGTGGTTTTGAAATTTATTTCAACAACGAATCTGCAGAAAAACTGTGGGATGCTATTATTGAAGCTGGAGCTGAAGAAGGTATTATTCCTTGCGGATTGGCTGCAAGAGACACTTTAAGACTAGAAAAAGGATTCTGTCTTTACGGAATGGATATCGACGACACAACTTCTCCTATTGAAGCGGGATTGGGCTGGATTACAAAGTTTGATAAGGATTTTGTTTCTAAAGATATTTTCGCAAAACAAAAAGAAGTTGGCGTTACCAGAAAATTAGTTGGTTTCGAATTGACAGACAAAGGCGTTCCAAGACACGATTATCCTGTGGTGGATGCTGAAGGAAATGTAATCGGGAAAGTAACTTCAGGAACTCAGTCGCCAATGAAAAAAATCGGTTTGGGAATCGCTTATGTAGACAAGCCTCATTTCAAACTGGGAACAGAAATCTTTATTCAGGTAAGAAACAAAAATATTCCGGCGAAAGTGGTGAAAATGCCATTTGTATAA
- a CDS encoding acyl-CoA thioesterase: MDNKPVTFQFISEPSDVNYGGNVHGGSVMKWIDQAGYACATTWSGNYSVTVYVGGIRFYEPIKIGEIVKVEAQVIYTGSSSMHISINVFSRNLKQPTFDKKTHCIIVFVAVDENGKKLPVPKWIPETEEEKQQEKYAKRLMELRTQIEDEMKPFL; encoded by the coding sequence ATGGATAACAAACCTGTTACTTTTCAGTTTATCTCTGAACCTTCAGATGTAAATTACGGCGGAAATGTACACGGCGGAAGTGTAATGAAGTGGATCGACCAAGCTGGTTACGCATGTGCAACAACATGGAGCGGGAATTATTCTGTAACAGTCTACGTTGGAGGAATTCGTTTCTACGAACCTATTAAAATTGGTGAAATTGTAAAAGTGGAAGCACAGGTAATTTATACCGGTTCTTCGAGTATGCATATCTCGATTAATGTTTTCTCAAGAAATTTGAAGCAGCCAACATTTGACAAGAAAACGCATTGCATCATTGTATTTGTAGCCGTAGATGAAAATGGAAAGAAGCTTCCCGTTCCGAAATGGATTCCTGAAACTGAAGAAGAAAAACAACAGGAAAAATATGCAAAACGTCTTATGGAGCTGAGAACTCAGATTGAAGACGAAATGAAACCTTTTTTATAA
- a CDS encoding phosphoheptose isomerase, translating into MELDYIEHISPILKDGIKNYLIDIDGTITEDVPNEEPERMVTCEPFPDALETVNRWYDEGHQICFFTSRTENLKQITIDWLDKHGFKYHSVLCGKPRGGNYHWIDNHLVRATRYKGKFTDLVEKQVTIEVFKED; encoded by the coding sequence ATGGAACTAGATTATATTGAGCATATCAGTCCGATTCTAAAAGACGGAATTAAAAATTATCTTATCGATATTGATGGAACAATTACAGAAGATGTTCCCAACGAAGAGCCGGAAAGAATGGTGACTTGCGAGCCTTTTCCAGATGCATTAGAAACCGTTAATAGATGGTATGACGAGGGTCATCAGATTTGTTTTTTTACTTCAAGAACTGAAAATTTAAAACAAATTACCATCGATTGGCTAGATAAACACGGTTTTAAATATCACAGTGTTTTGTGCGGAAAACCAAGAGGTGGAAATTATCACTGGATTGATAATCACCTGGTAAGAGCTACAAGATACAAAGGCAAATTTACCGATTTGGTAGAGAAGCAGGTTACAATAGAAGTTTTTAAAGAAGATTAA